Below is a window of Staphylococcus succinus DNA.
TCATGTAAAGTAATGCATGCAAGGCGTAATCTGTTGCTTTTGAAAATTTCATAGTTTCATCATCTTCCTAATTATAGATATTATAAATCTATATTATCTTATAAAAGCCTATTACACAATCACATCCAGTATGAGGTGTTGAATCTAAAATAAAATAGCCATGTTAACCATTATCAACTGCTGAAATGACTGCATCCGTAAATTGATATAATAAGGAGGACCAATTATCTCTATGCTCTCTATCATGTAAATTAAATTTATTATTTTTAAAAAAACCTTTCCTTAACGCCACTGTTAATTCTAATTGTACTCCAGCGTCATTTTGACAACAATTCACAAAATTATCTGTATGCTTACCAGAAATATGTCCTGGTGCATCTTTTACAACTATATTCATTTGGTTTAATTGTACCTTAATACGCTCAATTAGTTCTCCATCTCTACCACCAATATAAACTTCTGGTTGCTGACCCATACACCCATGGACAGATATGGCGCATTGGTTATTTTTGACCATGTTCAAGAGTTTTGGCTCGTCGAAATGTCTTGAAGTGACATGTAATTCGTTATTTTTATTTCTTCTTACACCTTTAAAAGTATAAAAATCATATCCCCCACGTTCGCTCATCAACAACGCAATTTCTGTTGTACCTCGTTCTATTGCACCACCATGTACGGCAGTTATAATTGTTGGTTTCGCTGCTTCTTTTGTGATTATTTCCCAATCGACACCTTCTATTGTCTGTGACATGAGGTCAGTCATTGATTTAAATCGGTCTACCATTCCAATACCTCCAGCTAAATTGCGCTTTTACTTCTTTAAATTATGTATAGAATCCATATGTTCAAATGTGTCAAAACTAATAAAAATAGCTGACTCATTTCAGTATAGAGCATGGTCATTATACCAAACCTTATACTGAAAATAATCAGCTATGCTATATCCTGTTAAAAATTTTTCTTATACTACAAACGTTAAATGAACTATATTTATACAAATTGTTTTGTAAGTTCGTTAAACTGCGCTTCATCAATATGAATATCTTTTTTAGCTAATGGCGTACCTTCCATTTCTTCAATTTGAGATTCATATGATGGTGTTTCCGTATCTTGATAAACGATTCCTTTGATTAAAGAATTATATTCCAACACTTTTTGTGTCGCTATACTTTTACTAGACATATCATAGTCTTCAATATCTTCAATATCTGTAAGATTTTCTTTAAACCAATCGTATGTGTTTACTTTATTATATGTCACACATGGTGAAAATACGTTTACAAAAGAAAAGCCATCATGATTGATTGCATCCTCTATCATTTTAGTAAGTGCTTTGATATCACTTGAAAAACCTTGTGCTACAAATGTCGCACCTGATGACAATGCGAGCTCTAATGGAGCAACATTTTGTTCGATGTTACCTTTCGGTGTTGATTTTGTTACAAATCCTGGCGCTGAAGATGGCGATGTTTGACCTTTGGTTAAACCGTATATTTGATTATCCATAACAATATAAGTCATATTCATATTTCTACGCAAAGCGTGAATCGTATGTCCCATACCTATAGCATAGCCATCTCCATCACCACCTGAAGCAATTACAGTCAAATCTTTGTTTGCCATTTTAACACCTTGTGCAAGTGGTAATGAACGTCCATGAATACCATGCATACCATACGAATTAACATAACCTGATAAACGTCCAGAACAACCTATACCTGTAATAATTGCTACTTCTTCAGGTTCTAAGCCAACATTCGCTGTCGCTTTTTGAATCGCTGCTTGTACAGAAAAATCGCCACAACCAGGACACCAATTAGGTTTTACGTTATTTCTAAAATCTTTAAACGTTGCCATTTATACCAACTCCTTTAAACTTTTGGCAATTTCAAGTCCTTTAGTCTCAATTTCATTTGGCAAGAACGGCGTACCATCATATTTCGTTTGGTTCACTAATTTATCGCCTAAATTTACATTCATTTTTATTATACTAGCAAGTTGACCTTGGTAATTATGCTCAACCACTACAACTTTAGAAGCCTTGTTTACAGCTTGTTGAAGCGTTTCTTTCGGGAACGGGTGAAGTTGTCTGATTTGTAAATGATTCACTTTCAACCCTTGTGCCTCAAGCCTTGCTTTCCCTTCTTGAATAGCCCCTTTAGTTGAAATAAACCCTAAATAAAGGATATCCGCTTCCTCATGCGATTCATCTGATTCTACTGGATCTTGAATAAGTAACTGTTCAGTCTTACGCATACGTTTATCCATTTGTTGTTGTCTGTTTTCAGCAGATTCACTTGGCTTACCTTCAGTATTATGTTCGACACCTGTAACATGGTGAATACCACCTTTTACACCTGGGATAGGTCTTGGTGATACACCACTATCTGTTACGCTGTATCTTTCGAAGTAAGATTTATCGCCTTCTTCGCGTTCAATTTCTGACTGAATTAAAGCACCACGGTGTATTTCAATTCTATTATAGTCTAATTTTTCAACAGTTTGTTTACCCAATGAAAGCTGTAAGTCACTAAGTATAATAACTGGACATTGATACATTTCAGCCAAGTTAAATGCTTCAATTGTTAAATAAAATGCATCTTCTGCATCAGTAGGTGCCACTACTATTTTAGGTATATCGCCGTGCGTACCATAAATCATTTGCATTAAATCTGATTGCTCTTGCTTCGTAGGCAATCCTGTAGAAGGACCACCACGTTGCGTATTCATAATAACTAACGGCGTTTCTGTCATACCTGACAAACCAATTGCTTCCATCATCAAAGATAATCCTGGTCCAGCACTCGCTGTGAAAGCACGAACACCAGCATAATTTGACCCAATCGCCATATTTGCAGCAGCAATTTCATCTTCAGTTTGTACGACTGTGCCGCCTACTTTAGGTAAGTTATCAATCATATATTCCATTATTTCTGAAGCAGGTGTGATTGGATATGCAGCCATAAACCTTGATCCAGCTGATAATGCGCCCAATCCAATGGCATCATTACCTATCATATACAAGTGCGGTGTGTTATCTGTAGTTTGTAATACATAATCACCTTCTACAGTATCTAATTGCTCATTCATTAAACGATAACCTTCATTTAATGCTGCAATATTCATTTCAACTACTTTTTCACCTTTTTTACTAAACATGTTAGTAATTAATGCTTCAAAAGCTGTAATATCTAAATTCATTACTGCACAAGTTGAACCAATTGCTACCATATTTTTCATTAAAGCTGTCCCTAGTTCTTTTGCAGTGGCTGTAAATGGCAAAATTATAAGTTGCGCTCGGCAGCTTTCAGGTTTTTCTGGTTTTGCTTTACTATCTGCAATGATAACACTGTCTTCTCTCATTTCATGATGGTTAAGTTCAATTGTTTCTTGATCAAATGCGATTAATATATCTAAATCATCACTTATTGCGTGTACAGGTGATGTTGACACTCTTATTTTGTTATTTGTGTGGCCGCCTTTTATTCTACTTGAAAAATGACGGTAGCCATATAAGTAGTATCCCTTACGGTTCATAGCAGTAGCGAAGATTTCTCCTGTTGACTCAATACCTTCACCTTGTTGACCGCCCACTTTCCATGATACTTGTGATTTCATATCATCTTGCCTCCTAGTGGTTATAATAATTCATATTCAATCATATCAAAATAAACCACCCTATTACTATGTAAAGAGTGGTTTAAATTAAAATTCATACTAATGGACGATAATAGTTAAAACGGATGATCGTCATTGATGAGCACGCGCTCAATATGGGTTGTTTTACCTTCTTTATTAATATCAATAATTACACCTGATAATACTGAACGTCCTTCGTCTGGTACTACATGTCTTTGAGGTAAACTCGTAAGAAAACGATTAATGACCTCAGCTCTATTGATACCAAGTATACCGTCGTAGTAGCCAGTCATCCCTACATCTGTAATATAGCCTGTGCCACCAGGTAAAATTCTTTCATCTGATGTTTGTATATGCGTATGCGTCCCTACTACAGCACTCACTCTATTATCGAGATACCAACCCATCGCATTTTTTTCAGATGTTGTTTCAGCATGAAAATCTACAAATATATAATTTGTTTCCTTTTGCGCCTCTTCTATTAAAGCATCTGCTTTTTTAAATGGATCATCTATATCTTGCATAAATGCGCGACCTTGTAAATTTATAATCGCCAGTTTAATATCATTGATTTGGATGAAGCGCATACCTACTCCTGGTGCTTCGTCTGGAAAGTTTGCTGGTCGAACCATGCGTTTAGCATCTTCTATAAAATCATAGATTTGACGTTGACCATATGTATGATTTCCCATAGTCATAAAATCTACGCCTTCTCTTAATAAATCTTTATAAATTTTTTCAGTTAATCCTTTACCATGTGCAGCATTTTCTGCATTTACAATTGTAACTGTTGGTCGATGTTCCTGTTTGAGTCTCGTTAAGTATGTTGAAATAGCATCTCGTCCTACTTTACCAACGATATCCCCAATAAATAATATTCTCATTACATGTTCATCCTCTCTTACTGTTAGTTTAATGTAAATGATTTACGATTAAAAGTCTCTTTGTAAAATATCCATTAAAATCTATAAGTTTTAACCTATAATGTACGTGGTAAATATATTACTAGGAATAGGAAATTGATAATTCAAAATATAGGAGTTGGAAGTAATACATGTCTATTAATATTGATCCACAACATTTTGCTGACTTAGTAGTTACAGCAAATCCATCAAAAGAAGAAGACGCTGACAATATAGCTAAAGAAAGCTTAGAATTATACATTACCGCTTACCGTTTAGCTGAAAGATATGCAAATATATCTACAAATTGTTATGACACAGCTGAAGTTCTGAAAGAAGTCAAAAAGGCCGATTTAGAGTTAACTTAATATATAAAATTAATATAAAAATTTTGTGAACTGTAATGCTTTCATTTTACAGATATAGCAATAAGC
It encodes the following:
- a CDS encoding poly-gamma-glutamate hydrolase family protein; translation: MVDRFKSMTDLMSQTIEGVDWEIITKEAAKPTIITAVHGGAIERGTTEIALLMSERGGYDFYTFKGVRRNKNNELHVTSRHFDEPKLLNMVKNNQCAISVHGCMGQQPEVYIGGRDGELIERIKVQLNQMNIVVKDAPGHISGKHTDNFVNCCQNDAGVQLELTVALRKGFFKNNKFNLHDREHRDNWSSLLYQFTDAVISAVDNG
- a CDS encoding 2-oxoacid:ferredoxin oxidoreductase subunit beta — translated: MATFKDFRNNVKPNWCPGCGDFSVQAAIQKATANVGLEPEEVAIITGIGCSGRLSGYVNSYGMHGIHGRSLPLAQGVKMANKDLTVIASGGDGDGYAIGMGHTIHALRRNMNMTYIVMDNQIYGLTKGQTSPSSAPGFVTKSTPKGNIEQNVAPLELALSSGATFVAQGFSSDIKALTKMIEDAINHDGFSFVNVFSPCVTYNKVNTYDWFKENLTDIEDIEDYDMSSKSIATQKVLEYNSLIKGIVYQDTETPSYESQIEEMEGTPLAKKDIHIDEAQFNELTKQFV
- a CDS encoding 2-oxoacid:acceptor oxidoreductase subunit alpha; amino-acid sequence: MKSQVSWKVGGQQGEGIESTGEIFATAMNRKGYYLYGYRHFSSRIKGGHTNNKIRVSTSPVHAISDDLDILIAFDQETIELNHHEMREDSVIIADSKAKPEKPESCRAQLIILPFTATAKELGTALMKNMVAIGSTCAVMNLDITAFEALITNMFSKKGEKVVEMNIAALNEGYRLMNEQLDTVEGDYVLQTTDNTPHLYMIGNDAIGLGALSAGSRFMAAYPITPASEIMEYMIDNLPKVGGTVVQTEDEIAAANMAIGSNYAGVRAFTASAGPGLSLMMEAIGLSGMTETPLVIMNTQRGGPSTGLPTKQEQSDLMQMIYGTHGDIPKIVVAPTDAEDAFYLTIEAFNLAEMYQCPVIILSDLQLSLGKQTVEKLDYNRIEIHRGALIQSEIEREEGDKSYFERYSVTDSGVSPRPIPGVKGGIHHVTGVEHNTEGKPSESAENRQQQMDKRMRKTEQLLIQDPVESDESHEEADILYLGFISTKGAIQEGKARLEAQGLKVNHLQIRQLHPFPKETLQQAVNKASKVVVVEHNYQGQLASIIKMNVNLGDKLVNQTKYDGTPFLPNEIETKGLEIAKSLKELV
- a CDS encoding TIGR00282 family metallophosphoesterase, with product MRILFIGDIVGKVGRDAISTYLTRLKQEHRPTVTIVNAENAAHGKGLTEKIYKDLLREGVDFMTMGNHTYGQRQIYDFIEDAKRMVRPANFPDEAPGVGMRFIQINDIKLAIINLQGRAFMQDIDDPFKKADALIEEAQKETNYIFVDFHAETTSEKNAMGWYLDNRVSAVVGTHTHIQTSDERILPGGTGYITDVGMTGYYDGILGINRAEVINRFLTSLPQRHVVPDEGRSVLSGVIIDINKEGKTTHIERVLINDDHPF